The following are encoded together in the Kingella negevensis genome:
- a CDS encoding oligosaccharide flippase family protein, with product MKILKDSFIYLFGELAAKALPFLLLPYLTRKFGAAGFGELSYYQTICSLLIIVFGLSQDGALTRYFYVYGKRNLNNIMLAGYGYTALMATLALIFAAITQSLTIAAVICAAAAQTVLGVQLALRQCQKRALPYTLIQTTNGVFTSLLTVLILETTVAAPIAMRFAALFLGNAAVSIAAYCLIPKTQSRQNFRKLKLAGCYVLTFGLPLVLHHASGFVKGQLDRIVIYQHYPAEQLGIYSAGLQLASILSILLLAVNKATVPHYYQALKQGSLNAEKVRKFALFSLIAVPIPTFIAFLLPEKLYVWILGAQYLGVKYYILLFLLGFGFTIPYYLLVNFLFYHGENKRIATISVLSTVVYLVALFATSLVGIQWIPLAMIIGNITILPILYHRVSQHIKAA from the coding sequence ATGAAAATCCTAAAAGACAGCTTCATCTACCTATTCGGCGAACTTGCCGCTAAAGCCCTACCCTTTCTCTTGTTGCCCTATCTCACACGCAAATTCGGCGCAGCAGGCTTCGGCGAACTCTCGTATTATCAAACCATCTGCTCCCTACTCATCATCGTTTTTGGACTCAGCCAAGACGGTGCACTGACACGCTATTTTTATGTGTACGGCAAGCGCAACCTAAACAACATCATGCTCGCAGGCTACGGCTACACCGCGCTCATGGCAACGCTCGCCCTGATTTTCGCCGCAATCACACAATCGCTCACAATCGCCGCCGTGATTTGCGCCGCCGCCGCCCAAACCGTGCTAGGTGTACAACTTGCCCTGCGCCAATGCCAAAAACGCGCCCTGCCCTACACCCTCATCCAAACCACAAACGGCGTGTTTACCAGTCTGCTCACCGTGCTGATTTTGGAAACCACCGTCGCCGCACCGATTGCCATGCGTTTCGCCGCCCTATTTCTCGGCAACGCAGCCGTGTCCATCGCCGCCTATTGCCTAATCCCCAAAACACAAAGCCGCCAAAATTTCAGAAAACTCAAACTTGCAGGCTGCTATGTTTTAACTTTTGGTTTACCGCTCGTCCTGCACCACGCCAGCGGCTTTGTGAAAGGTCAGCTAGACCGAATCGTCATTTATCAGCACTATCCAGCCGAACAGCTCGGCATTTATTCCGCAGGTTTGCAGCTTGCCAGCATACTCAGCATTCTACTGCTCGCCGTGAACAAAGCCACCGTGCCGCACTATTATCAAGCCCTGAAACAAGGTAGCCTGAACGCCGAAAAAGTCCGCAAATTTGCGTTATTTAGCCTGATTGCTGTCCCCATTCCCACATTTATCGCCTTTTTGCTGCCTGAAAAACTATACGTTTGGATTTTGGGCGCACAATATCTCGGTGTGAAATACTACATCTTGCTGTTTTTGCTCGGATTTGGGTTCACAATCCCCTATTATTTGCTCGTCAATTTCCTGTTTTATCATGGCGAAAACAAACGCATTGCGACTATTTCTGTGTTATCCACCGTTGTTTATTTGGTTGCACTGTTTGCCACTTCGCTGGTTGGTATTCAATGGATTCCGCTTGCCATGATTATTGGCAATATCACCATTTTGCCGATTTTGTATCATCGCGTTTCACAACATATCAAAGCAGCCTGA
- the galE gene encoding UDP-glucose 4-epimerase GalE, whose translation MNILVTGGAGFIGSHTVVELLNAGHNPIILDNLCNSSAKVLTRINEITGKTLVFYQGDIRDRALLQQIFSEHKIDSVIHFAALKAVGESVAQPLRYYDNNVSGSLVLLEEMSKAGVFSIVFSSSATVYGDPEIVPITESCKTGGTTNPYGTSKYMMERMMMDLQHADPRWSVIILRYFNPIGAHPSGKIGEQPNGIPNNLLPYVCQVAAGKLKELAVFGNDYDTPDGTGVRDYIHVQDLAIGHLKALNTKAQSAGVHIYNLGTGQGYSVLDIVKAFEQASGQKVPYAIKPRRAGDIAACYSDPAKAKTDLGWTAERDLNTMMIDAWRWQSNNPNGYED comes from the coding sequence ATGAACATTCTCGTAACAGGCGGCGCAGGCTTTATCGGCTCACACACCGTAGTGGAACTGTTAAACGCAGGACACAACCCCATTATATTGGACAACTTATGCAATTCATCAGCCAAAGTGCTGACTCGAATCAACGAAATCACAGGCAAAACGCTCGTATTTTATCAAGGTGACATCCGCGACCGCGCCCTATTGCAACAAATTTTCAGTGAACACAAAATCGATAGCGTGATTCACTTCGCCGCCCTCAAAGCCGTGGGCGAAAGCGTGGCGCAACCCTTGCGTTATTACGACAACAACGTTTCAGGCAGCCTTGTTTTATTGGAAGAAATGAGCAAAGCAGGCGTGTTTAGTATCGTGTTCAGCTCGTCTGCCACCGTGTATGGCGACCCAGAAATTGTGCCAATCACAGAAAGCTGCAAAACAGGCGGCACAACCAACCCTTATGGCACATCAAAATACATGATGGAACGCATGATGATGGACTTGCAACACGCCGACCCACGTTGGAGCGTGATTATCCTGCGCTATTTCAACCCAATTGGCGCGCACCCAAGCGGCAAAATCGGCGAACAACCGAACGGCATTCCCAACAACTTGCTGCCATACGTTTGCCAAGTCGCCGCAGGCAAACTAAAAGAACTTGCCGTATTTGGCAACGACTACGACACCCCAGACGGCACAGGTGTTCGCGATTACATTCACGTTCAAGATTTGGCAATCGGGCATTTAAAAGCCCTGAATACCAAAGCCCAAAGCGCAGGCGTACACATCTACAATCTCGGCACAGGGCAAGGTTATTCCGTATTGGACATCGTGAAAGCGTTTGAGCAAGCATCTGGGCAAAAAGTGCCTTATGCGATTAAACCGCGACGCGCAGGCGATATTGCTGCGTGTTATTCCGACCCAGCCAAAGCCAAAACAGATTTAGGTTGGACGGCAGAACGTGATTTAAACACGATGATGATTGACGCATGGCGTTGGCAATCTAATAACCCAAATGGGTATGAAGACTAA
- a CDS encoding exopolysaccharide biosynthesis polyprenyl glycosylphosphotransferase, whose translation MKPTPSLFIRLIIGVLLIALTAELYLSVKDIHPHDTKVINSAIICFIAYLTTAVSITTLRAFPGKQTWLNILPAVGIAYSSVFAVSGVLFITFSNSFVIANGLITAVFFLADFYISRHRTPRMAYIPLGRATHAAEIPNVEWQRLDQPTLPENRLRAIVADLHSNDLSPDWQRFLADCTLRGIAVYNIRQIEESLTGRVKIRHMYENDLGSLLPSPRYMLVKRVLDIFLIIISAPLTVPLMIATAIAIRSESAGSIFFVQNRVGQGGHEFKIYKFRSMTLDSEKDGAKLAQVGDARITRVGKFIRKTRLDELPQFWNILRGDMSLIGPRPEQKVFVEQFNERIPFYNYRHIVKPGLSGWAQVTQGYAGNEDETQIKLEHDFYYIKHFSLSLDILIIFKTIKTILTGFGAR comes from the coding sequence ATGAAACCCACCCCGTCTCTCTTTATCCGACTGATTATCGGCGTGTTACTCATCGCGCTCACTGCAGAACTCTACCTATCCGTCAAAGACATCCACCCCCACGACACCAAAGTGATTAACAGCGCAATCATCTGTTTCATCGCCTATTTAACCACTGCCGTATCCATCACCACCCTCCGCGCCTTCCCTGGCAAACAAACCTGGCTGAACATTCTGCCCGCCGTCGGTATCGCATACAGCAGCGTATTTGCCGTCAGCGGCGTGTTATTCATCACATTCTCAAACAGCTTCGTGATTGCCAACGGACTGATTACCGCCGTCTTCTTTCTAGCCGACTTCTACATCAGCCGCCACCGCACCCCACGCATGGCATACATACCACTCGGACGCGCCACCCACGCCGCCGAAATCCCAAACGTAGAATGGCAACGCCTAGACCAACCCACGCTGCCTGAAAACCGCCTACGCGCCATCGTCGCCGATTTGCACAGCAACGACCTTTCCCCCGATTGGCAACGCTTTCTCGCCGATTGCACCCTGCGCGGAATCGCCGTTTACAACATTCGCCAAATCGAAGAATCGCTCACAGGGCGCGTCAAAATCCGCCACATGTATGAAAACGACTTAGGCTCATTGCTACCCAGTCCGCGCTATATGCTCGTGAAGCGCGTGTTGGATATTTTCCTGATTATCATCAGCGCACCGCTCACCGTGCCGCTGATGATAGCCACCGCCATCGCCATTCGCAGCGAAAGCGCAGGCAGCATATTTTTCGTGCAAAACCGCGTTGGGCAAGGCGGACACGAGTTCAAAATCTACAAATTCCGCAGCATGACGCTCGATTCCGAAAAAGACGGCGCAAAACTTGCGCAAGTGGGCGACGCCCGAATCACGCGCGTTGGCAAGTTTATCCGCAAAACGCGCTTGGACGAATTGCCGCAATTTTGGAATATTTTGCGCGGCGACATGAGCTTAATCGGCCCTCGCCCAGAGCAAAAAGTGTTTGTAGAACAATTCAATGAGCGCATTCCGTTTTATAATTATCGCCATATTGTGAAACCGGGGTTGTCGGGCTGGGCGCAGGTTACGCAAGGCTATGCAGGCAACGAAGACGAAACACAAATCAAGCTGGAACACGATTTTTACTACATCAAACACTTTTCGTTATCGCTGGATATTTTGATTATTTTTAAAACGATTAAGACGATTTTGACAGGCTTTGGGGCGCGTTGA